A genomic segment from Schistocerca piceifrons isolate TAMUIC-IGC-003096 chromosome 4, iqSchPice1.1, whole genome shotgun sequence encodes:
- the LOC124795153 gene encoding putative transferase CAF17 homolog, mitochondrial gives MFTLLSRRSLKCFQLTALNNRTFTESFSKSRGNVYAVENLTQRGLLKVQGVDVHNFLQGLITNDIRHLESMNSIYTLFLNVKGRVMCDTIIYKTREENVLLIECDSSYIHLLQKHLKLYRVRRKIDIDVADDKLKVWVFYRPIDELDFSQGKVSYAKDIVSPETLGLYSHRDDVIICRDPRVAALGYRVVAPVDEIVRDTFAKELGGGSLYDGFLNYRVHRYVLGIGEGICDLPPGVSFPLEANSDYLHGVSFHKGCYIGQELTARTHHTGVVRKRLMPVFFRSKPEIEIPSDAPIQLLDSSKKSVGKLRAVEGKVGLGLLRVTEAIAAKNITVMGIIGETCKPQWWPQEAPKDRLAVSREA, from the coding sequence ATGTTTACGCTACTGAGCAGGAGATCACTGAAATGTTTTCAACTTACCGCATTGAACAATAGAACATTTACTGAATCGTTTTCCAAATCAAGAGGAAATGTTTATGCTGTAGAAAATCTTACGCAACGTGGGCTTCTGAAGGTGCAAGGAGTTGATGTTCACAACTTTTTGCAAGGACTAATAACAAATGATATCCGTCATTTAGAAAGTATGAATTCTATTTACACGTTGTTTCTGAACGTAAAAGGACGTGTTATGTGTGATACAATAATTTATAAAACTAGAGAAGAAAATGTTCTTTTGATTGAATGTGATTCGTCTTACATTCATTTACTTCAAAAACATCTTAAGTTATACAGAGTACGCAGGAAAATCGACATAGATGTTGCTGACGATAAATTGAAAGTATGGGTTTTTTATAGACCGATTGATGAATTAGATTTCTCACAAGGGAAAGTTTCGTATGCCAAGGATATCGTATCACCTGAAACTCTTGGACTTTACAGTCATCGTGATGATGTGATCATATGTCGCGATCCAAGAGTAGCGGCACTGGGATATCGTGTTGTTGCCCCCGTAGATGAAATTGTTCGTGATACTTTTGCAAAAGAATTAGGTGGTGGTTCATTATATGATGGATTCTTGAATTACAGAGTTCACAGATACGTTTTAGGAATAGGAGAAGGCATATGTGACCTACCACCTGGAGTGTCTTTCCCTTTGGAAGCAAATAGTGATTATCTGCATGGTGTAAGCTTTCACAAAGGTTGCTATATAGGACAAGAACTTACAGCACGAACGCACCATACTGGTGTTGTTAGGAAACGCTTGATGCCAGTGTTTTTTAGGTCCAAACCAGAAATAGAAATACCATCTGATGCACCTATACAGCTACTAGACTCTTCCAAAAAATCAGTCGGTAAATTGAGGGCCGTGGAAGGTAAAGTTGGGCTGGGGCTGTTGAGAGTAACAGAAGCCATAGCAGCAAAAAATATTACTGTGATGGGCATTATAGGAGAGACTTGCAAACCACAGTGGTGGCCACAGGAAGCTCCGAAGGATCGCCTTGCTGTGAGCCGGGAAGCATGA